AGTTTGGTCTTTTTTCTGAAACATGCTGTTGAGACTTGAAGGTGACATACTGTACAAGCAAAGGCAGGTTTGGAAGGACACAAACAATGTGCTGCAGAGCTGGGATCCAACCCTTGTCAACCCTTGCACCTGGTTTCATGTCACCTGCAACAATGATAACGCTGTCATCCGTGTGTATGTCACTCTCTCTCCCTTACCGATATTGTGAAGAACATTTAGTATAGGCCAACGAATTAGATACTATGCACCTCTGTTCAAGATCTGGATAATATCAGTTTTCTTCTTGGAAAGTATCAGTCATTTGTTCCCAAGTCGTGCATGCTCTTATGGAATCTGAATGACTTCTATTTGTACATTTTGTTCAAGAAATCAGAATCTCTTATGATTCATCAACAGTGTATCTGATGGTGTAAACTTATCTGCAAACAATGTTTATAGTGAAGTGCAAATGCCTCTTCTTGCTTTTTGCAGGGATTTGGGGAACGCAGGCATCTCAGGGCCTCTGATTCCAGATCTGGGAGGACTGCAGAACCTCCAGTACCTGTAAGAATTGAATAACTTGATGCAACCACTGCAAGCATCAAGGATTACACTCAGACGTCAGAATGGTTTTCTGAAATTTGGTTTACCAATTTTTGCAGCGAGTTGTATAACAACAACCTGAGCGGTATAATACCAGCAACACTGGGTAACCTGAGTAAACTTGTCAGCTTGGATCTTTATGGAAACCAGCTTACGGGACCGATACCGGCTACACTTGGCGCCATCGGCACCCTGAGATATCTGTATGCAATTTCATATCTGTATTCAATTTCACAATAATATCATACGCCTTTCATTAGGCTCTCGTGAATCCTGGCAATTTGCTAAACTGCTAATTGTGCTGCTGTTCTCAGGAGGTTGTATGAGAACAACCTGACCGGGGCTATACCAACGTCTTTAGGCAATCTATTGAACCTTCGGGAACTGAAACTTCAGAAGAATGCACTCAGTGGCTCTATTCCATCCTCTTTTGGCAACATCAAAACGTTGCAGTTCCTGTATATCCTACTTCCCAAATTCACAGATGATGTTCTGGGCAGTCAAAAAATGCATGTGAGTGTGGTCTAGAATTCTCGAGGATGGTTTTGACTTCTGACTCTTCTTTGCACAGGAAGTTGAACGAGAACCTGCTGTCCGGTACAGTTCCATTGGAAATCCTCTCTCTTATCATTTCTGGGAATTTGACTGAGCTGTGAGTACTAACATTAATACATCTTCATCACTTCTACTTGCTATGTTACGTTACGTGAACTCATTGAGAAAACTCATCTTCGTTCAGAAATA
The genomic region above belongs to Panicum virgatum strain AP13 chromosome 8N, P.virgatum_v5, whole genome shotgun sequence and contains:
- the LOC120686942 gene encoding leucine-rich repeat protein 1-like codes for the protein MATQFAAAAAVLISCFIALATLASCNSEGDILYKQRQVWKDTNNVLQSWDPTLVNPCTWFHVTCNNDNAVIRVDLGNAGISGPLIPDLGGLQNLQYLELYNNNLSGIIPATLGNLSKLVSLDLYGNQLTGPIPATLGAIGTLRYLRLYENNLTGAIPTSLGNLLNLRELKLQKNALSGSIPSSFGNIKTLQFLKLNENLLSGTVPLEILSLIISGNLTELNIARNDLAGTVRSTGFRVTAIIQDKLKTA